In Paludibacter propionicigenes WB4, the genomic window ATGAGTAATTAAGATGAAGAAAACTATTTTTATTTTAGTATTTAGTTTATTTAGTTTGCTGGCAATTGGTCAATCGAACATTCGGTTGAATAATTACTGGGGTAATGCTCATTACATCAATCCGGCGTCTATTTATGATAAATATCAGGCTGTATTTAGCATGGCTGCACGCAAGCAATGGATTGGAGTAACGGGTGCTCCCATGACCTTTTTCGCTTCGGGCAGTACTTACATCGATAATCTGAATACTCAACTGGGATTAATAGCTGTACAGGATAAAATTGGATATACCTCAATAACTAATCTTGATTTGACCTATGCCTATGCCATAAAACTGCAACGGGACTGGGAATTACACTTTGGAATGGGACTGACCTATCAGAGTTTGAGTTACGATGTGTCTAAGGTTAATTTATCTTCCGATTATGATCCTGAAGCTTATCAAAATCTGTTGACCGAAGATAATTTTAATTCCGATTTAGGAGTGGAGGTGACTAACAAAGCTTTCAAAATTGGTGTTTCGAGTCAAAATATATTTTCGATTTTTTCAACAGACCGAAAATATCAAACTAATACGAATTTCTTGTATACACGTTACAGACAGATTTCAAATAACGTCGTCGATTTTGGTCTTGGAGTGTGTGGAATTCAGTATTCCAACATGTATCAGGCAGAGTTTAATATAACGGGCTATTTTAAGGTAGGTCAACGATCTGGATTGTCAGAAACTCCCGATTTATTTGATGTCGGATTGCTTTACCGCACCAAAAGTGAAGTTGGTATAATTTTAGGGATCGATTTAAGTGAATCCATTCATTTATCCTACAGTTATGATTATAATGTGAGTGGTCTCAATCGAAATTCCGTAGGAACCAATGAAATAATGATTACGTATAATCTGTCCAGAAAACCGATGTGTCATAATTGCTGGTGGTAAGCTTTATCCCCTTTTGAATTAAGTGAGCTAACCGAATTAAAATAGAAATCCCGCTTTACGGAAGTAAAGCGGGATTTCTATTTTATCGAGTATATCTTATTCTTCTGTGCTTATTGCCTGACATGTACAAATCAGGTTTCTGTCGCCGTAAGCATTATCTACTCTCGCTACGTTTACCCAAAATTTATTTTCGGCAACCCATGCAGTTGGATACGCTGCTTTAGTACGACTGTATGAATGATTCCATTCGTCTGAAACAATGCTGTATTCCGGATGCGGAGAATTCAAGAGAACATTATCAGTTTTATCAGCAGTGCCATTTTCGACTTCTTTTATTTCATCGAAAATTTGTAACATTGCGTCTGCAAAACGATTGAGTTCTGCTAACGATTCACTTTCCGTAGGCTCTATCATTAACGTCCCATGAACAGGAAAAGATAAAGTTGGAGCATGAAATCCATAATCCATGAGTCGTTTTGCGATATCAGTTTCTGTTACGCCTGAAGTGGCTTTAAAATTACGTGCTTCAAGAATTAATTCATGACCAACACGACCGTTTTCGCCGGTATAAAGCACACCATAACTGTCCTTGAGTCTCGCCGCTAGATAATTGGCATTTAGTATGGCAATTTTAGTTGAATGTGTCAGACCTGCTTCGCCCATCATGCGAATATATCCGTAAGTAATGGCAGTTACACTGGCGCTTCCGTAAGGTGCAGCCGATACGGTGTTTTTTCCGTAAGTTTTGCTTGGTAAAAATGCCGCAAGGTGCTCAGCCACACAAATAGGACCCACGCCGGGACCTCCACCGCCATGAGGAATTGCAAACGTTTTGTGCAGATTGAGATGGCAAACATCTGCTCCAATGGTTCCAGGGTTAGTTAACCCAACCTGAGCATTCATGTTGGCACCATCCATATACACTTGACCTCCATTGGCGTGTATGGCTTCGCACATGTCTTTGATGCGTTCCTCGAAAATACCATGCGTAGAAGGGTAGGTAATCATACAGCCTGCCAGTCTGTCTTTGTTAGCTTCAGCCTTTTCTTTCCAGTCATTCCAGTCGGTATTTCCTCCTTCGTCACATTTTACAACCACTATTTTAAATCCGGCCTGAGCGGCACTGGCAGGATTTGTTCCGTGTGCCGAAGCCGGAATCAGAAGTGTGTCGCGTTGTGTTTCGCCTTTCGATTTGAAATGTTCTCGAATAACCATGAGCCCGGTATATTCACCTGCTGCACCCGAATTGGGCTGGAGACTGCATGCCGCAAATCCGGTTATTGATGTAAGGTATTTTTCTAATTCTGAAATCATCTCATTGTAACCTTCAGTTTGATCGGCAGGCGCCAATGGATGTATTCCGCC contains:
- a CDS encoding PorP/SprF family type IX secretion system membrane protein, producing MKKTIFILVFSLFSLLAIGQSNIRLNNYWGNAHYINPASIYDKYQAVFSMAARKQWIGVTGAPMTFFASGSTYIDNLNTQLGLIAVQDKIGYTSITNLDLTYAYAIKLQRDWELHFGMGLTYQSLSYDVSKVNLSSDYDPEAYQNLLTEDNFNSDLGVEVTNKAFKIGVSSQNIFSIFSTDRKYQTNTNFLYTRYRQISNNVVDFGLGVCGIQYSNMYQAEFNITGYFKVGQRSGLSETPDLFDVGLLYRTKSEVGIILGIDLSESIHLSYSYDYNVSGLNRNSVGTNEIMITYNLSRKPMCHNCWW